The following proteins come from a genomic window of Leucoraja erinacea ecotype New England chromosome 1, Leri_hhj_1, whole genome shotgun sequence:
- the c1h4orf33 gene encoding UPF0462 protein C4orf33 homolog isoform X2, with protein sequence MRFTITKTWDSSPVTHQGITMSLKPDDEGILMEVNAPFFNDPPSPAGPRGKPYNQLWNYEVVEAFFLNSCKEQYLEVELCPHGQHLVLLLAGEGKAWKKELDLNYDSTIDDQHWEGKALVPWSYFPDDVTKFNAYAIHGSGDKRVYEALYPIPKEQLKKGQLPNFHRLEYFEDFSLNLIMGNKWKQPRSDLWMPVDGTKK encoded by the exons atgaggtttacaatTACAAAAACATGGGATAGTTCGCCAGTCACTCACCAGGGAATCACCATGTCACTCAAACCAGATGATGAGGGAATACTAATGGAGGTAAATGCCCCTTTCTTCAATGATCCGCCATCCCCAGCTGGCCCAAGAGGAAAACCTTACAATCAGCTGTGGAATTATGAAG TTGTGGAAGCATTTTTCTTGAATAGCTGCAAAGAACAATATCTTGAAGTGGAACTGTGTCC ACATGGACAGCATTTAGTGCTATTACTTGCTGGTGAAGGAAAAGCATGGAAG AAAGAATTGGATTTAAATTACGACTCAACAATAGATGATCAACATTGGGAAGGCAAAGCACTTGTTCCTTGGAGCTATTTCCCTGATGATGTTACCAAGTTCAATGCCTATGCAATTCATGGTTCTGGTGATAAAAGAGTTTACGAGGCTCTGTATCCCATACCTAAAGAACAGTTAAAGAAGGGACAGCTGCCTAACTT TCATCgcttggaatattttgaggatttcAGCTTGAACTTGATTATGGGAAACAAATGGAAACAGCCCAGATCTGATCTTTGGATGCCTGTCGATGGGACTAAGAAGTG a